A genomic region of Pseudomonas abietaniphila contains the following coding sequences:
- a CDS encoding TetR family transcriptional regulator encodes MLPRAEQKQQTRHALLDAARGLMESGRGFGSLSLREVAKTAGIVPTGFYRHFDDMDHLGLALVSEVGQTFRETIRLVRHNENINSGIIDASVRIFLDVVAANRSQFLFLAREQYGGSLKVRQALGALREAIIADLATDLASMAKFQHLNTDDLSVMADLVVKSVFAMLPELIDPPPITLAEHLTPRAKITQQLRFIFIGAKRWQGLGSTE; translated from the coding sequence ATGCTCCCCCGCGCCGAACAGAAACAGCAGACCCGCCACGCCCTGCTCGATGCAGCACGGGGACTGATGGAGAGCGGTCGGGGATTTGGCAGCCTGAGTCTGCGCGAAGTGGCCAAGACCGCCGGCATCGTGCCGACCGGTTTCTATCGTCACTTCGACGACATGGACCACCTCGGATTGGCACTGGTGAGCGAGGTCGGGCAGACCTTCCGCGAAACCATTCGCCTGGTGCGGCACAACGAGAACATCAACAGCGGCATCATCGATGCCTCGGTTCGGATCTTCCTCGATGTCGTCGCCGCCAATCGCTCGCAGTTCCTGTTTCTGGCGCGCGAACAATATGGTGGCTCCTTGAAAGTCCGCCAGGCGCTCGGCGCGTTGCGTGAGGCGATCATCGCCGACCTGGCGACCGACTTGGCGTCGATGGCCAAATTCCAGCACCTGAACACCGACGACCTATCGGTCATGGCGGACCTTGTGGTCAAAAGCGTGTTTGCGATGCTGCCCGAGCTCATCGACCCGCCGCCCATCACCCTCGCCGAACACCTGACCCCGCGCGCGAAAATCACCCAGCAATTGCGCTTCATCTTTATCGGCGCCAAACGCTGGCAGGGGCTTGGCAGCACCGAGTAA
- a CDS encoding AsmA family protein — protein MTRGRKIFAWTVGILLLLLAVLIIVIATFDWNRLKPTINEKVSAELHRPFAINGNLAVLWRREPDEGGWRAWIPWPHMSAEDIALGNPEWSKNPQMVTLKRVEMRLAPLPLLAQRVVIPRIDLTEPNARIERLADGRANWVFDLPKSDPNAKPSSWVVDIGSIGFDKGLVSYNDQMINTSVDVVIDPLGKPIPFSDIVGTGEAKKVSDKGASAQDYAFGFTAKGQYHGQKLNGSGKVGGLLALKDAALPFPVQADVSAGNTRVAVAGTVTDPQNLGELDLRLKLSGDSLGNLYPLTGVTLPDSPPYSTDGRLIARLHEPAGASFQYKEFNGKIGNSDIHGDLGFVASQPRPKLTGALVSNQLLMADLKPLIGADSNAEQKNRGGASKQPTDKVLPVEEFKTDRWSAMDADVEFTGKKIVQSAELPFTDLYIHVVLNDGQLSLEPLRFGVAGGKLDADIKLNGHSQPLEGRAKLSARNFKLKQLFPTFEPMKTSFGELNGDADISGKGNSVAALLGTANGEMKMVVNDGAVSRGLMEIAGLNVGNYVVGKLFGDKDVKINCAASHLGIKDGLAKTNLFVFDTENAIIYVDGTANMKTEQLDMKITPESKGFRVFSLRSPLYVRGPFIKPNAGVESGPLLLRGAGMVLLGAAVGPAAGLLALVAPSGGEPNQCAPLLEQMRAGKAPKTVK, from the coding sequence ATGACGCGAGGCCGCAAGATATTCGCCTGGACAGTCGGCATTCTGCTGCTGTTACTGGCCGTTCTGATCATTGTTATCGCGACATTCGACTGGAACCGGCTCAAGCCGACCATCAACGAAAAGGTGTCTGCCGAGTTGCACCGACCGTTTGCCATCAACGGCAATCTGGCCGTGCTGTGGCGCCGAGAGCCGGATGAAGGCGGTTGGCGCGCCTGGATCCCTTGGCCGCACATGTCGGCGGAAGACATCGCATTGGGTAACCCCGAATGGTCGAAAAACCCTCAAATGGTGACCCTCAAACGCGTAGAGATGCGTTTGGCGCCGCTACCGTTGCTGGCGCAGCGTGTTGTGATCCCTCGCATCGACCTGACCGAACCGAACGCCAGGATCGAGCGTCTGGCGGACGGTCGTGCGAATTGGGTATTTGATCTGCCAAAAAGCGACCCGAATGCCAAACCTTCCAGCTGGGTCGTGGATATTGGCTCCATCGGGTTCGACAAGGGCCTGGTCAGTTACAACGATCAGATGATCAATACCTCGGTCGACGTGGTCATTGACCCGTTAGGTAAACCGATCCCGTTCAGCGACATCGTTGGCACCGGCGAAGCGAAGAAGGTGTCGGACAAGGGCGCTTCGGCTCAGGACTACGCCTTCGGTTTCACCGCGAAAGGTCAGTACCACGGCCAGAAGCTCAACGGTAGCGGTAAAGTCGGCGGCTTGCTGGCACTGAAGGATGCGGCCCTGCCGTTTCCGGTGCAGGCGGACGTGAGCGCTGGCAACACGCGGGTGGCGGTCGCCGGCACCGTGACGGATCCCCAGAATCTGGGCGAGCTGGACCTGCGCTTGAAACTCTCGGGCGACAGCTTGGGCAATCTGTATCCGCTGACCGGCGTTACGCTGCCCGACTCGCCGCCGTATTCCACCGACGGGCGTTTGATCGCCAGACTGCACGAGCCGGCTGGGGCGTCCTTTCAGTACAAAGAGTTCAACGGCAAGATCGGTAACAGCGATATCCATGGCGATCTTGGCTTCGTGGCCAGCCAGCCACGGCCCAAGCTGACCGGCGCGCTGGTGTCCAATCAACTGTTGATGGCTGACCTGAAGCCGCTCATCGGCGCTGACTCCAATGCGGAGCAGAAAAACCGTGGCGGCGCGAGCAAGCAACCGACTGACAAAGTGCTGCCGGTCGAAGAGTTCAAAACCGACCGCTGGAGCGCAATGGATGCCGACGTCGAGTTCACCGGCAAGAAGATCGTGCAGAGTGCCGAGTTGCCCTTCACCGACCTTTATATCCACGTTGTCCTCAACGATGGCCAACTGAGCCTGGAACCTCTGCGCTTCGGTGTGGCGGGCGGCAAGCTGGACGCCGACATCAAGCTCAATGGCCACAGCCAACCGCTGGAAGGGCGCGCGAAGCTCTCGGCGCGCAACTTCAAGCTCAAGCAACTGTTCCCGACCTTTGAGCCGATGAAGACCAGTTTCGGTGAGTTGAACGGCGACGCCGACATCAGCGGCAAGGGCAATTCCGTTGCTGCGTTGCTGGGTACGGCGAACGGCGAGATGAAAATGGTCGTCAACGACGGTGCCGTTAGCCGTGGGCTCATGGAGATCGCCGGGCTTAACGTGGGCAACTACGTGGTGGGCAAGCTGTTCGGAGACAAGGACGTGAAGATCAATTGCGCGGCGTCACATCTGGGCATCAAGGACGGTCTGGCGAAGACCAACCTGTTTGTCTTCGACACCGAGAACGCGATCATTTATGTCGATGGCACCGCGAATATGAAAACCGAGCAACTGGACATGAAGATCACGCCGGAGTCGAAGGGTTTCCGTGTCTTCTCCCTGCGTTCGCCGCTCTACGTACGTGGGCCTTTCATCAAGCCCAATGCGGGTGTGGAGTCAGGCCCGTTGCTGTTGCGTGGTGCTGGCATGGTGTTGTTGGGTGCTGCAGTCGGGCCTGCTGCAGGTCTGCTGGCGTTGGTCGCCCCGAGTGGTGGTGAGCCCAACCAATGCGCGCCATTGCTGGAGCAGATGCGCGCAGGCAAGGCGCCGAAGACGGTGAAGTGA
- a CDS encoding ferritin-like domain-containing protein: MSDVHLTDVSTLRERARHNVENGAVTEGYDGDREEIIRLLNASLATEWVCVLRYKRHYYMAKGVKAQVAAAEFLEHAEQEAQHADKLAERIVQLGGEPELNPDLLSKNSHAQYVAGNTLKEMVTEDLIAERIAIDSYREIIQYIGDKDPTTRRIFEEILAQEEEHADDMADILDGL, translated from the coding sequence ATGAGCGATGTGCATTTAACTGACGTCAGCACCCTGCGCGAGCGCGCGCGTCACAACGTTGAAAACGGTGCCGTGACCGAAGGCTACGATGGCGACCGCGAAGAAATCATTCGCCTGCTCAACGCGTCGTTGGCAACCGAATGGGTCTGCGTGCTGCGCTACAAGCGCCACTACTACATGGCCAAAGGCGTGAAAGCCCAGGTCGCCGCTGCCGAGTTCCTGGAACACGCCGAGCAGGAAGCACAGCACGCCGACAAGCTTGCCGAGCGCATCGTGCAGTTGGGCGGCGAACCTGAACTCAATCCCGACCTGCTGTCCAAGAACTCCCACGCGCAGTACGTGGCGGGCAACACGCTGAAAGAAATGGTCACCGAAGACCTGATCGCCGAGCGCATCGCTATCGACAGCTATCGCGAGATCATTCAGTACATCGGCGACAAGGATCCGACCACGCGTCGCATCTTCGAAGAGATTCTGGCTCAGGAAGAAGAACACGCCGACGACATGGCGGACATTCTCGACGGGCTTTGA
- the osmE gene encoding osmotically-inducible lipoprotein OsmE translates to MYKQSLAVVFAMAALAGCTSTTLQNPVDFATYRNEPLVKQVEDGMTEQQVLTIGGEPSTRVHRKVHPGTCNNYILNKDGHQQAYYVTFGANDRVDSKGFMTCEQREANERAM, encoded by the coding sequence ATGTACAAGCAATCTCTGGCAGTCGTATTTGCAATGGCCGCGTTGGCTGGCTGTACATCGACAACCCTGCAAAACCCCGTGGACTTCGCGACTTATCGCAACGAGCCGCTGGTCAAGCAGGTAGAAGACGGCATGACCGAGCAGCAGGTGCTGACCATCGGCGGCGAACCTTCTACCCGCGTGCATCGCAAGGTTCACCCAGGCACCTGCAACAACTACATCCTCAACAAGGATGGTCATCAACAGGCCTACTACGTGACGTTCGGCGCCAACGACCGCGTAGACAGCAAGGGCTTCATGACCTGCGAACAGCGTGAGGCCAACGAGCGCGCGATGTAA
- a CDS encoding esterase/lipase family protein — translation MTQEQATRYPIVLVPGLLGFVKLVVYPYWFGIVTALRRGGATVIPVMVSAVNSTEIRGEQLLARIEEILRETGATKVNLIGHSQGALTIRYVAGVRPDLVASVTSVAGPNHGSELADYLEEHFPQSTVRGRLVNAAIRLTTLVLAALDTGYRGTRLPTDVDAAHHSLTTSGVARFNKLFPQGLPNTWGGQGDELVNGVRYYSWSGTLQPGRTDRGKNLFDTTNLTCRIFARTFKKERGQSDGMVGRFSSHLGTVIGDDFPLDHFDIVNQHLGLVGKGANPVGLFLEHASRLKAAGL, via the coding sequence ATGACGCAAGAACAGGCCACGCGTTATCCCATCGTGCTGGTACCCGGGTTGTTGGGATTCGTGAAACTGGTGGTCTATCCGTATTGGTTTGGCATCGTGACCGCCTTGCGGCGCGGTGGGGCGACCGTCATTCCGGTGATGGTGTCTGCCGTCAATTCCACCGAAATTCGTGGCGAGCAGTTACTGGCTCGAATCGAAGAAATCCTGCGGGAAACCGGCGCGACCAAGGTGAATCTGATCGGCCACAGCCAGGGCGCATTGACCATTCGCTATGTGGCAGGTGTGCGTCCGGATCTGGTGGCCTCGGTGACATCGGTTGCCGGGCCTAACCACGGCTCGGAACTGGCCGACTACCTCGAAGAGCATTTCCCTCAGAGCACCGTGCGCGGACGGCTGGTCAATGCCGCGATTCGCCTGACCACACTGGTGCTGGCGGCGCTGGACACCGGGTATCGCGGCACCCGTCTGCCCACCGACGTCGATGCTGCACACCATTCGCTGACCACCAGCGGTGTCGCTCGCTTCAATAAGTTGTTCCCGCAGGGTCTGCCCAACACCTGGGGCGGGCAGGGTGACGAACTGGTCAACGGGGTGCGCTATTACTCCTGGTCCGGGACGCTGCAGCCCGGTCGTACTGACCGAGGAAAGAACCTGTTCGATACCACCAATCTCACGTGCCGAATATTCGCTCGCACGTTCAAGAAAGAGCGAGGTCAATCTGATGGCATGGTCGGGCGATTCAGTTCGCATCTGGGCACAGTCATCGGTGACGACTTTCCGCTCGACCATTTTGACATCGTCAACCAGCACCTCGGTCTGGTGGGCAAGGGGGCCAATCCTGTGGGGTTGTTTCTCGAGCACGCCAGCCGCTTGAAAGCTGCCGGTCTTTGA
- a CDS encoding DMT family transporter — translation MQYLYPLLTVMIWAGNNVITKAAAGRIFPAEIGFYRWLLAGLLFTPFLLGPVLRNRAAIKPIMGKVVVLGVLGMAIYQSLAYYAANITTATNMGIILSLVPVMTLGMSIASLGTALTAGALVGALVSFAGVLLVVSQGSWAVLIAHGVNMGDLMMLVATLAYATYSTLLKKWQLRMPPLQLLYLQILVAIVALFPLFLISPKTGLSASNIPLVLYACIPTSMIAPLLWMKAIGILGPSRTTLFFNLVPILTALVAALALGEQLAAYHFIGGAMTLAGVILAERWTTPLRQKTIKRAT, via the coding sequence ATGCAATACCTTTATCCACTGCTCACCGTCATGATCTGGGCGGGCAACAACGTCATCACAAAAGCGGCCGCAGGCCGCATCTTTCCGGCTGAGATCGGCTTTTACCGCTGGCTGCTCGCGGGCCTGCTGTTCACCCCCTTCCTGCTTGGCCCCGTGCTGCGCAACCGTGCCGCGATCAAGCCGATCATGGGCAAAGTGGTCGTGCTGGGTGTTCTGGGCATGGCGATTTATCAGAGCCTGGCCTATTACGCAGCGAACATCACCACGGCCACCAACATGGGCATCATCCTGTCACTGGTGCCGGTCATGACGCTGGGCATGTCGATTGCCAGCCTCGGCACGGCGTTGACCGCGGGCGCGCTGGTCGGCGCACTGGTGTCGTTTGCGGGTGTTCTGCTGGTGGTGTCGCAGGGCAGCTGGGCTGTATTGATCGCACATGGCGTCAATATGGGTGACCTGATGATGCTGGTGGCCACATTGGCCTACGCGACCTACAGCACACTGCTGAAGAAATGGCAGCTGCGCATGCCACCTTTGCAACTGCTTTATCTGCAGATTCTGGTGGCGATCGTCGCGCTGTTTCCGCTTTTCCTGATTTCGCCGAAGACCGGTTTGAGCGCGAGCAACATTCCCTTGGTGCTCTACGCATGCATCCCGACGTCGATGATCGCGCCGCTGTTGTGGATGAAAGCCATCGGCATTCTCGGCCCGAGCCGCACAACGCTGTTCTTCAACCTTGTGCCGATTCTCACGGCACTGGTTGCAGCGCTGGCACTGGGTGAGCAACTGGCCGCCTATCACTTCATCGGCGGTGCGATGACGCTGGCTGGCGTGATCCTGGCCGAACGCTGGACCACGCCGCTGCGCCAGAAGACGATCAAGCGCGCGACCTGA
- a CDS encoding PsiF family protein, with the protein MKMLRVPLLVMGLLMCAQGFAATAQQNKMTTCNADATAKSLKGDERKAFMSTCLKAAPAPAATQQEKMKTCNATATTQALKGDARKAFMSDCLKKK; encoded by the coding sequence ATGAAAATGCTGCGTGTTCCTCTGCTGGTCATGGGCTTGTTGATGTGTGCTCAAGGGTTTGCCGCCACCGCGCAGCAAAACAAGATGACCACCTGCAATGCCGACGCCACGGCCAAGTCGCTGAAGGGCGATGAACGTAAGGCGTTCATGAGCACCTGTCTGAAGGCTGCGCCCGCTCCGGCGGCGACCCAGCAGGAAAAAATGAAAACCTGCAACGCGACGGCCACGACGCAGGCGTTGAAAGGCGATGCGCGCAAAGCCTTCATGAGTGATTGCTTGAAGAAAAAGTAG
- a CDS encoding AI-2E family transporter codes for MPTFSPRQVYLASCILVFGGLLLVLPLNLLPSLLAGLLVYELVDMLTPQLQRLIAGERARWLAVALLGTIVVTVLSLLFAGAISFLLHEAENPGASLDKFMILVERARGQLPPLIDNYLPASATEFQVSLSAWLTKHIGELQLLGKGAAHMFVTLLIGMVLGAIIALQRIPDVTKRKPLAAALFERLHLLSQAFRNIVFAQIKISLLNTAFTSIFLAVILPLCGVHLPLTKTLIVLTFLLGLLPVVGNLMSNTLIFIVGMSLSIWVAMAALGYLIIIHKVEYFLNARIVGGQISAKSWELLLAMLIFEAAFGLPGVVAGPIYYAYLKSELRRAELV; via the coding sequence ATGCCAACGTTTTCGCCGCGTCAAGTGTATCTGGCCAGTTGTATCCTTGTGTTCGGTGGTCTGCTGCTCGTGCTACCGCTCAATCTGTTGCCCAGCCTGCTGGCTGGCTTGCTGGTCTATGAACTCGTGGACATGCTGACCCCGCAGTTGCAACGGCTGATTGCCGGTGAGCGCGCGCGTTGGCTGGCGGTCGCCCTGCTTGGCACGATTGTGGTCACCGTGCTGTCGCTGCTGTTCGCCGGGGCCATCAGCTTTCTGCTGCATGAGGCGGAAAACCCGGGTGCTTCGCTGGACAAGTTCATGATTCTGGTCGAGCGCGCTCGCGGCCAGTTACCGCCTCTGATCGATAACTACCTGCCCGCCAGTGCGACCGAGTTTCAGGTGTCGCTCAGCGCCTGGCTGACCAAGCACATCGGCGAGTTGCAGCTGTTGGGCAAGGGCGCGGCGCATATGTTCGTGACCCTGCTGATCGGCATGGTCCTGGGCGCCATCATCGCGTTGCAACGCATTCCCGATGTCACCAAGCGCAAACCCCTGGCGGCGGCGCTGTTCGAGCGTCTGCATCTGTTGAGTCAGGCGTTTCGCAACATCGTGTTCGCGCAGATCAAGATTTCCCTGCTGAACACCGCGTTCACCTCGATTTTCCTGGCCGTCATCCTGCCGCTGTGCGGCGTACACCTGCCGCTGACCAAGACCCTGATCGTGTTGACCTTCCTGCTGGGCTTGTTGCCCGTGGTGGGTAACCTGATGTCCAACACGCTGATTTTCATTGTCGGCATGTCGCTGTCGATCTGGGTGGCAATGGCAGCGCTGGGTTACCTGATCATCATTCACAAGGTCGAGTACTTCCTCAACGCGCGAATTGTGGGCGGGCAGATCAGTGCGAAATCGTGGGAGTTGCTGCTGGCGATGCTGATTTTCGAAGCGGCGTTCGGATTGCCCGGCGTGGTGGCAGGGCCGATCTACTATGCGTATCTCAAAAGCGAGCTGCGCAGGGCGGAGTTGGTTTAG
- a CDS encoding Hsp70 family protein: MSTPSPARAVGIDFGTSNSTVGWLRPGAETLIALEDDKITLPSVVFFNMEERRPVYGRLALHEYLEGYEGRLMRSLKSLLGSKLIKHDTSVLGTAMPFKDLLGLFIGELKKRAETAAGHSFEQVVLGRPVHFVDDDAAADQEAEDTLAEVARKIGFKDVSFQFEPIAAAFDYESTLAREELVLIVDIGGGTSDFSLVRLSPERRLVDDRQSDILATGGVHIGGTDFDKQLSLQGVMPLFGYGSRMKSGAYMPTSTHMNLATWHTINSVYSQKSQLALGSMRYDIEDTLGIDRLFKLIEQRAGHWLAMEVEETKIQLTHAENRVVPMDRVESGLTVDLTRELFESSIESLLERVRESVTRLLNDAGVGVADVDTVFFTGGSSGIPALRNSVAAMLPKARHVEGNIFGSIGSGLAIEAKKRYG; encoded by the coding sequence ATGAGCACCCCATCCCCAGCCCGTGCCGTTGGCATCGACTTCGGCACCTCCAACTCCACGGTCGGCTGGCTGCGCCCCGGAGCGGAAACGCTGATCGCGCTGGAGGACGACAAGATCACCCTGCCATCGGTGGTCTTCTTCAATATGGAGGAGCGCCGTCCGGTTTATGGCCGTCTGGCCTTGCACGAATACCTGGAAGGCTATGAAGGCCGCCTGATGCGCTCGCTCAAGAGTTTGTTGGGCTCAAAGCTGATCAAGCACGACACCAGTGTGCTGGGCACGGCCATGCCGTTCAAGGACTTGCTCGGGCTGTTCATCGGCGAGCTGAAAAAGCGCGCCGAAACCGCAGCCGGCCATTCATTCGAGCAAGTGGTGCTGGGCCGCCCGGTGCATTTCGTCGATGACGACGCCGCCGCCGACCAGGAAGCCGAGGACACGCTGGCTGAAGTGGCGCGCAAAATCGGCTTCAAGGACGTTTCGTTCCAGTTCGAACCCATTGCGGCGGCCTTCGACTACGAGTCGACGCTTGCGCGTGAAGAGCTGGTACTGATCGTCGACATCGGCGGTGGTACCTCGGACTTCTCCCTGGTGCGCCTGTCGCCTGAGCGCCGACTGGTCGATGACCGTCAGAGCGACATTCTGGCCACCGGCGGCGTTCACATCGGCGGGACTGACTTCGACAAGCAGTTGAGCCTGCAAGGCGTGATGCCTTTGTTTGGCTATGGCAGCCGCATGAAAAGCGGTGCCTACATGCCGACCAGCACGCACATGAACCTGGCCACGTGGCACACCATCAACTCGGTGTACTCGCAGAAATCACAGCTGGCGCTGGGCAGCATGCGCTACGACATCGAAGACACGCTGGGCATCGACCGCCTGTTCAAGCTGATCGAACAACGTGCCGGGCACTGGCTGGCGATGGAAGTCGAAGAAACCAAGATCCAGCTGACCCACGCCGAAAACCGTGTGGTGCCGATGGACCGTGTCGAGTCCGGCCTGACCGTCGACCTGACCCGCGAGCTGTTCGAATCGTCCATCGAATCGCTGCTGGAACGTGTCCGTGAAAGCGTGACCCGCCTGTTGAACGATGCAGGCGTTGGCGTAGCCGATGTCGACACTGTGTTCTTCACCGGCGGTTCGAGCGGCATCCCGGCGCTGCGCAACAGCGTGGCCGCCATGCTGCCAAAGGCGCGGCATGTTGAAGGAAATATCTTTGGCAGTATCGGAAGTGGTCTGGCGATCGAGGCCAAGAAGCGGTACGGCTAA
- the cbpA gene encoding curved DNA-binding protein, which yields MDFKDYYKILGVEPTADEKTIKTAYRKLARKYHPDVSKEAGAEDKFKEASEAYEALSDPEKRAEYDDIRKYGQQGRFQPPPGWQGRGGAGAGPGFGGGGGFEGGDFSDFFSSIFGNRGGQQGGRPRSAGRRGQDVEMELAIFLEETLSTESKKISFKVPQHSANGQRMADITKTLNVKIPAGVTDGERIRLKGQGAPGVAGGENGDLFLTIRLAPHPKFDVEGHDLIITVPLAPWEAALGTKVAVPTLTGKINLTIRPDSQSGQRLRVKGNGLLNKQGERGDLYAQLKIVMPKSTDDATKALWEKLAEKAAFDPRAQWSS from the coding sequence ATGGACTTCAAAGACTATTACAAGATTCTTGGCGTAGAGCCGACGGCGGACGAGAAGACGATCAAGACCGCCTATCGCAAACTCGCGCGCAAGTATCACCCCGACGTCAGCAAAGAAGCGGGCGCGGAAGACAAATTCAAAGAGGCGTCCGAGGCCTATGAAGCGCTGAGCGATCCCGAGAAGCGCGCCGAGTACGACGACATCCGCAAATACGGCCAGCAAGGCCGTTTCCAGCCGCCTCCGGGTTGGCAAGGGCGTGGTGGCGCGGGCGCAGGTCCGGGATTTGGTGGCGGCGGCGGTTTCGAAGGCGGGGACTTCTCCGACTTCTTCAGCTCAATCTTCGGTAATCGTGGCGGCCAGCAAGGCGGTCGACCGCGCAGCGCGGGTCGTCGAGGACAAGACGTGGAAATGGAACTGGCGATTTTCCTTGAGGAAACCCTCTCGACCGAATCCAAGAAGATCAGCTTCAAGGTGCCGCAACACAGCGCCAATGGTCAGCGGATGGCCGACATCACGAAAACCTTGAACGTGAAGATTCCGGCGGGCGTTACTGACGGTGAGCGCATTCGTCTCAAAGGTCAGGGCGCTCCGGGCGTGGCCGGGGGTGAAAACGGTGATCTGTTCTTGACCATTCGTCTGGCGCCTCACCCCAAGTTCGACGTTGAGGGCCACGATCTGATCATCACCGTGCCGCTGGCACCCTGGGAAGCCGCATTGGGCACCAAGGTCGCCGTACCGACGCTAACCGGCAAGATCAACCTGACCATTCGTCCGGACAGCCAGAGCGGTCAGCGATTGCGGGTCAAAGGTAATGGTCTGTTAAACAAGCAGGGCGAGCGTGGTGATCTGTATGCGCAGTTGAAGATCGTCATGCCCAAGTCCACCGATGACGCCACCAAGGCGCTGTGGGAGAAGCTGGCTGAAAAGGCCGCGTTCGACCCGAGGGCCCAATGGAGTAGCTGA
- a CDS encoding chaperone modulator CbpM — protein MSNTLVVDMQEFCQVVGMPVAYVIEIVEHGIVEPQGQRPDEWLFDTSSLSVAKRAAKLHHDLAMEWDGVALALNLLDELEQVRAENRMLKQRLGRFLHD, from the coding sequence ATGAGCAATACCCTGGTCGTAGACATGCAGGAATTCTGTCAGGTGGTCGGCATGCCGGTCGCCTATGTCATAGAGATCGTCGAGCACGGCATCGTCGAACCCCAGGGGCAGAGGCCGGACGAGTGGCTGTTCGACACGTCTTCGTTGTCGGTGGCCAAGCGTGCGGCCAAATTGCATCACGATCTTGCAATGGAGTGGGACGGCGTCGCCCTGGCGCTGAACCTGCTGGACGAGCTTGAGCAGGTGCGGGCTGAGAACCGCATGCTCAAGCAGCGGTTGGGTCGGTTTCTACACGACTGA
- a CDS encoding sensor histidine kinase has translation MRLSDFIAQNVDRIVDEWEKFAATLTPAAESMNSLELRDHAKAILLAAARDMNTAQTKAEQIAKAQGEDVGKTPTLDQAAASHGELRHTVGFDLVQMTSEFRHLRATVIRFWAESLTSPEIAHFTDMIRFNEAIDEALAESTAAYAERVTRSRDIFLAILGHDLRAPLQAISMSSEVLMRKAGLGDAEMAYIKRIKSSTKHMATMVSDLLEFVRSRLGVTLPIERKPMEMTVACRDAIDGAIAGHPDCDPKFTTTGDTQGEWDRSRIDQMLQNLIGNALQHGAATHKISVSLVGSESHVSLSVHNNGEPIAEEAIGSIFDPLVRSLNEEAGTHNPSTSLGLGLFIVKEVVNAHKGSITVTSNFGDGTTFTVVLPKKG, from the coding sequence ATGCGTCTTTCCGACTTCATCGCGCAGAACGTGGACCGCATCGTCGATGAATGGGAGAAGTTCGCCGCGACGCTGACCCCGGCCGCGGAGTCGATGAACAGCCTCGAGCTGCGCGATCACGCGAAGGCGATTCTGCTGGCGGCCGCGCGGGACATGAACACGGCTCAGACCAAAGCGGAGCAGATCGCCAAGGCGCAGGGCGAGGACGTGGGCAAGACGCCAACGCTGGACCAGGCCGCCGCCAGCCATGGCGAGCTGAGACACACCGTGGGGTTCGACCTGGTGCAGATGACCTCTGAGTTTCGTCATTTGCGCGCAACGGTCATCCGGTTTTGGGCCGAAAGCCTGACTTCCCCGGAGATCGCCCACTTTACCGACATGATTCGCTTCAACGAAGCCATCGACGAAGCTCTGGCCGAATCCACCGCCGCGTACGCCGAACGCGTCACGCGCTCGCGGGATATCTTCCTCGCCATCCTGGGCCATGACCTGCGTGCGCCGCTGCAGGCTATCAGCATGTCGTCCGAAGTGCTGATGCGCAAAGCCGGGCTGGGCGACGCCGAAATGGCGTATATCAAGCGCATCAAAAGCAGCACCAAACACATGGCGACCATGGTGAGCGACCTGCTGGAGTTCGTGCGCAGCCGTCTGGGCGTGACGCTGCCCATCGAGCGTAAACCCATGGAAATGACCGTCGCTTGCCGTGATGCCATCGATGGAGCCATCGCCGGGCACCCGGATTGCGATCCGAAATTCACCACGACCGGTGACACACAGGGCGAATGGGACCGTTCGCGAATCGATCAGATGCTGCAGAACCTGATCGGCAACGCCCTGCAACACGGTGCCGCGACGCACAAGATCAGTGTTTCGCTGGTGGGCAGCGAGAGCCATGTCAGCCTGTCAGTGCATAACAACGGCGAGCCCATTGCTGAGGAAGCGATAGGCAGCATCTTCGACCCGCTGGTGCGCTCGCTCAATGAAGAAGCCGGCACGCACAACCCGTCAACCAGCCTGGGGTTGGGGTTGTTCATCGTCAAAGAAGTGGTCAATGCGCACAAAGGGAGCATCACCGTGACGTCGAATTTCGGCGACGGGACCACGTTTACCGTGGTGTTGCCGAAGAAAGGCTGA